A single genomic interval of Armatimonadota bacterium harbors:
- a CDS encoding DUF4185 domain-containing protein yields the protein MTRCSAGCLARWLISSFPRFLVSIFLAASAHAAPSVVAVENGGLLFTDNPAGVSGTDAGFSSPIGDKTLWIFGDVFLLDPSKPEKPYVGNVSNCGLLVPTGKGTAPLKRYGFLTNPQTGLARQLIPLANREKDDTRLWPGGSWYDAATKRLYLYYSGISILGDGVYNFRCNGWGLCVADTSKPEAIRFDRLHPKGREWMWPNAPGATVYGNATLDGGDWLYVYGAHDDRPGSSARLARVRKTDVTDPEAYEYFSGSPDKPSWSRKQEDAADVQGLRDFPSELSVAYNRYLGGYLAVHNVILDDRIRLSLAPHPWGPFTKIADIGAPRQALQKNPCYAGKEHPELAEDGGRIVYITYVDQQRYWLQLLKVTLKR from the coding sequence TTGACTCGTTGCTCCGCTGGCTGTCTAGCTCGCTGGCTCATTTCCTCGTTTCCCCGTTTCCTCGTTTCCATTTTCCTCGCCGCTTCCGCCCATGCCGCGCCATCCGTGGTCGCGGTTGAAAATGGCGGGCTGCTTTTCACGGACAATCCGGCCGGGGTGAGCGGGACGGACGCCGGGTTTTCGTCGCCCATCGGCGACAAGACGCTCTGGATCTTCGGCGATGTGTTCCTCCTCGATCCCAGTAAGCCGGAGAAGCCGTATGTCGGCAACGTGAGCAACTGCGGTCTGCTGGTTCCGACAGGGAAGGGGACCGCGCCATTGAAACGCTACGGGTTCCTGACAAACCCGCAGACGGGACTGGCGCGGCAGTTGATCCCGCTGGCGAACCGTGAGAAGGACGATACCCGGCTCTGGCCCGGAGGCTCCTGGTACGACGCCGCCACGAAACGGCTCTATCTGTACTATTCGGGCATCAGCATTCTCGGCGATGGTGTCTACAATTTTCGGTGCAACGGTTGGGGGCTATGCGTGGCGGATACCTCGAAGCCGGAGGCCATCCGTTTCGACCGGCTTCACCCAAAGGGCCGAGAGTGGATGTGGCCGAACGCGCCGGGCGCCACAGTATACGGGAATGCGACGCTGGACGGCGGCGATTGGCTGTACGTGTATGGAGCGCACGACGACAGGCCGGGCAGTTCCGCCCGCCTCGCCCGAGTCCGAAAAACAGATGTAACTGATCCCGAGGCGTATGAGTACTTCAGCGGATCGCCGGATAAGCCATCGTGGAGCAGAAAGCAGGAAGACGCGGCCGACGTCCAAGGGTTGCGCGATTTCCCGAGCGAGCTGTCGGTCGCATACAACCGCTACCTCGGAGGCTACCTCGCCGTGCACAACGTGATCCTGGACGACCGCATCCGCCTCAGCCTGGCGCCGCACCCGTGGGGACCGTTCACCAAGATCGCGGATATCGGCGCTCCGAGGCAGGCGCTCCAGAAGAACCCGTGCTACGCCGGGAAGGAACACCCTGAACTGGCGGAAGACGGCGGGCGGATTGTGTACATAACTTACGTTGACCAGCAGCGCTACTGGCTGCAACTCCTGAAAGTGACATTGAAGCGATGA
- a CDS encoding glycosyl hydrolase family 28-related protein → MRVTPVLSAALFLSAVSVALAKPPGNSVRDYGAKGDGKADDTASFQEAIDSIAKSGGGVLSVPRGNYLIKTHLTVREHVVLEGVFKAPTARSEMKGSTLLAVESKGGLEGEPFITLLANACLKGITVFYPEQSQTTPKPYPWTVRGIGDNCTIKDCLFTNPYAAVDFGTYPAGRHYINGLYAQAIYRGVFVDKCFDVGRLENVHLWPFWTEKLMDWTLKNGEAFTIARTDWEYMTNCFCISYKTGFHFLGKADGPGNAILTQCGSDVGDVAVQVDALQGHAGASFLNGQFMGEIRVAPANTGPLKFTACGFWGVAGRTETYGILEGHGQTSFSNCHFTAWDQKTNGAPAIHAVNGGLSVMGCDFMDAGLNQIVLEKGVEAATIVGNRFRGGQKMTNNSNGSVEIGLNAKG, encoded by the coding sequence ATGCGCGTGACACCTGTCCTCTCGGCGGCACTGTTCCTTTCGGCCGTTTCCGTTGCCCTCGCGAAGCCGCCGGGAAACAGCGTTCGCGATTACGGCGCGAAGGGCGATGGCAAGGCCGACGATACCGCTTCATTTCAGGAGGCGATCGACTCTATCGCGAAATCGGGCGGGGGTGTGCTTTCCGTTCCCAGGGGCAACTACCTCATCAAGACTCACCTCACGGTCCGGGAGCACGTTGTCCTGGAAGGCGTGTTCAAGGCGCCCACCGCGCGGTCCGAGATGAAGGGCAGCACACTCCTCGCCGTGGAGTCGAAAGGCGGATTGGAGGGAGAGCCGTTCATCACGCTGCTTGCCAATGCTTGCCTCAAGGGCATCACCGTCTTCTACCCGGAACAGAGCCAGACGACTCCCAAACCATATCCGTGGACGGTCCGCGGCATCGGCGACAACTGCACCATTAAGGACTGCCTGTTTACCAACCCGTACGCCGCAGTCGATTTCGGCACCTATCCCGCAGGCAGGCACTATATCAACGGCCTCTACGCGCAGGCCATCTACCGCGGCGTGTTTGTCGACAAGTGCTTCGACGTGGGGCGCCTCGAGAACGTTCACCTGTGGCCGTTCTGGACGGAGAAGTTGATGGACTGGACGCTCAAGAACGGCGAGGCGTTCACCATCGCGCGGACCGACTGGGAGTACATGACGAACTGCTTCTGCATCTCGTACAAGACCGGCTTCCATTTTCTGGGAAAGGCGGACGGGCCGGGAAACGCCATCCTCACCCAGTGCGGCTCGGATGTGGGAGATGTGGCCGTCCAGGTGGACGCGCTTCAGGGGCACGCGGGAGCGTCGTTCCTCAATGGCCAGTTCATGGGAGAGATCCGGGTCGCACCGGCCAACACGGGTCCGCTCAAGTTCACCGCCTGCGGTTTCTGGGGCGTCGCCGGTCGGACCGAGACGTATGGCATCCTCGAGGGTCACGGCCAGACGAGTTTCAGCAACTGCCATTTCACCGCGTGGGACCAGAAGACTAACGGCGCGCCGGCCATCCACGCCGTCAACGGCGGGCTGAGCGTGATGGGCTGCGATTTCATGGACGCCGGCCTGAACCAAATCGTGCTGGAGAAAGGCGTCGAAGCGGCCACCATCGTCGGCAACCGTTTCCGTGGAGGGCAGAAAATGACCAACAACAGCAACGGAAGCGTCGAGATCGGGCTGAACGCGAAGGGGTGA
- a CDS encoding 2-oxoglutarate dehydrogenase E1 component, with protein sequence MADFNTFFGANAGYAQELYDQYREDPASVDAETRNLFEQWEAANNPAPAAEAAAQAPAVSAPAVVFTRSEAEITKIVATARLTRMIREIGHLAAHTDPLGTHPPGDPALELENQGLQTTDLTALPASVVGGPLSEGAPNALEAIGRLRRVYSGSVGYDYAHIHVPAEREWLREVIESRRFFQDFGADRKRELLERLTAVETFERYLHQTFVGQKRFSIEGVDCLVPMLDELIAAAAAAGTREMVMGMAHRGRLNVLAHILGKPYAVILAEFQSAVREESAAVSGGGTQGWSGDVKYHLGARRSYTALRHHDMPITLAPNPSHLEYVNPVVVGRARAAQERRNRRGNPLQDPAASLAVLIHGDAAFPGQGVVAETLNLSQLPGYGVGGTIHIITNNQIGFTTGPGDARSTLYASDLAKGYEIPIVHVNADDPEACVAVTRMAHAYREQFGKDFLIDLIGYRRWGHNEGDEPAFTQPRMYARITAHPTVRELYARDLERDHVLTRDEADAMVGTVKEQLQTARSAEPVAPVRNVVSESIYSVPAPDTRVSAERLLDLNEALLARPAEFTPNAKLEKNLQRRRGLISEPGGIEWAHAEALALAATLEDGTPIRLTGQDAERGTFSQRHLVVWDPTTGDCFVPLQSLPQARASFAIYNSPLSECAALGFEYGYSMHAAGALVIWEAQFGDFGNSAQVIIDQFLVSGNAKWRQTPSLVLLLPHGYEGQGPEHSSARLERFLQLAANENIRVVNCTTAAQYFHVLRRQAALLETAPRPLILLTPKSLLRLPAAGSSLADLSDGAFRPVLHEAVTDAAAVTRLILCSGKVYHDLAANEAFKQAPRIAVARLEQLYPFPSDELAAVLSMYPSLLEVVWMQEEPRNMGPWSFAAPRVRGVLRDAGRLNLEMRYVGRPESASPAEGSLKRHQSAQGKIITAVLNAVPDPAVEKPKRRSANKPRSAT encoded by the coding sequence ATGGCTGATTTCAACACATTCTTTGGCGCGAATGCGGGTTACGCACAGGAGTTGTACGATCAATACCGCGAGGACCCGGCCTCCGTGGACGCCGAAACACGCAACCTCTTCGAACAATGGGAGGCCGCGAACAACCCGGCGCCCGCCGCTGAAGCCGCAGCCCAGGCGCCGGCCGTTTCGGCGCCGGCCGTTGTTTTCACGCGATCCGAGGCGGAGATCACCAAAATCGTCGCGACCGCCCGCCTCACACGGATGATCCGCGAGATCGGCCACCTGGCGGCGCACACCGATCCGCTGGGTACGCACCCGCCGGGCGATCCGGCGCTGGAGCTGGAAAACCAGGGGCTTCAGACCACCGACCTCACGGCGCTTCCCGCCAGCGTGGTGGGTGGGCCGTTGTCGGAAGGCGCCCCGAACGCGCTGGAGGCTATCGGCCGGCTGCGCCGCGTCTACTCCGGTTCGGTGGGATACGATTACGCGCATATTCACGTGCCCGCCGAACGCGAATGGCTGCGCGAGGTCATCGAAAGCCGGCGGTTCTTCCAGGATTTCGGCGCCGATCGGAAGCGGGAGCTCCTCGAACGCCTCACTGCCGTTGAAACGTTCGAACGCTATCTGCACCAGACGTTCGTTGGGCAGAAGCGGTTTTCCATTGAAGGGGTGGACTGCCTCGTCCCCATGCTGGACGAGCTCATCGCGGCGGCGGCTGCGGCGGGAACGCGGGAGATGGTCATGGGTATGGCCCATCGCGGGAGGCTCAATGTGCTCGCGCACATTCTGGGTAAGCCGTATGCGGTCATCCTCGCGGAATTCCAGTCCGCCGTCCGCGAAGAGAGCGCGGCGGTTTCGGGCGGCGGCACGCAAGGCTGGAGCGGCGACGTGAAATACCACCTCGGCGCCCGGCGTTCCTACACCGCCCTGCGCCATCACGATATGCCGATCACGCTGGCGCCGAACCCGAGCCACCTCGAGTATGTGAACCCTGTCGTCGTGGGCCGCGCACGCGCCGCACAGGAGCGGCGGAACCGGCGCGGAAACCCGCTGCAGGATCCGGCGGCGTCGCTCGCCGTGCTCATCCACGGGGACGCGGCCTTTCCCGGACAAGGGGTGGTGGCGGAAACGCTCAACCTCTCGCAACTCCCCGGATACGGCGTGGGCGGCACGATCCACATCATCACGAACAACCAGATCGGCTTCACCACCGGCCCCGGGGATGCGCGCTCCACCCTCTACGCCAGCGATCTCGCTAAAGGGTACGAGATTCCCATCGTTCACGTGAACGCGGATGACCCGGAAGCGTGCGTCGCCGTTACGCGTATGGCACACGCCTACCGCGAGCAGTTCGGCAAGGATTTCCTGATCGATCTCATCGGCTACCGGCGGTGGGGCCATAACGAAGGCGATGAGCCGGCGTTCACACAGCCTCGCATGTACGCGAGGATCACCGCGCACCCCACGGTGCGCGAACTGTACGCTCGCGACCTGGAGCGCGACCACGTACTCACGCGGGACGAAGCGGACGCGATGGTCGGCACGGTGAAGGAACAGTTGCAGACCGCCCGGAGCGCCGAGCCGGTCGCTCCCGTGCGAAACGTGGTCTCGGAGAGCATATATTCGGTCCCGGCGCCGGACACGCGTGTTTCGGCTGAGCGGCTGCTCGATCTCAATGAAGCCTTGCTGGCGAGGCCGGCGGAGTTCACTCCCAATGCGAAATTGGAGAAGAATCTCCAGCGCCGGCGGGGACTGATTTCGGAACCGGGCGGCATCGAGTGGGCACACGCCGAGGCCCTGGCGCTCGCCGCGACCCTCGAAGACGGCACTCCCATCCGGTTGACCGGTCAGGACGCCGAGCGCGGGACATTCAGCCAACGCCACCTGGTCGTCTGGGACCCGACAACGGGTGACTGCTTCGTGCCGCTGCAATCGCTTCCGCAAGCGCGCGCGTCATTTGCCATCTACAACAGCCCTCTTTCGGAGTGCGCCGCCCTGGGGTTTGAATACGGTTACAGCATGCACGCCGCCGGCGCCCTCGTCATCTGGGAAGCGCAATTCGGAGACTTCGGAAATTCGGCGCAGGTCATCATCGATCAGTTCCTCGTGTCCGGCAACGCCAAATGGCGGCAGACCCCGTCGCTCGTGCTGCTGTTGCCGCACGGATATGAGGGACAGGGGCCGGAACACAGCAGCGCGCGCCTGGAGCGGTTCCTGCAATTGGCCGCCAACGAGAACATCCGCGTGGTGAACTGCACCACCGCCGCTCAGTATTTCCACGTGCTGCGACGCCAGGCGGCCCTGCTGGAAACGGCGCCGCGACCGCTGATCCTCCTTACCCCGAAGAGCCTTCTCCGTCTGCCGGCCGCGGGATCGTCGCTGGCCGACCTCTCTGACGGTGCGTTCCGCCCGGTGCTTCATGAAGCGGTTACGGACGCCGCCGCCGTGACCCGACTGATCCTGTGCAGCGGAAAGGTCTACCACGATCTGGCGGCGAATGAGGCGTTCAAACAGGCGCCCAGGATCGCGGTCGCGAGGCTGGAGCAGTTGTACCCGTTTCCGTCCGATGAACTCGCCGCGGTCCTATCAATGTACCCTTCCCTTTTGGAGGTTGTCTGGATGCAGGAAGAGCCGCGCAACATGGGGCCGTGGTCATTCGCCGCGCCCCGCGTGCGCGGCGTGCTGAGAGACGCCGGACGCCTGAATCTCGAAATGCGATACGTCGGCCGGCCGGAGAGCGCCAGCCCGGCCGAGGGCTCCCTGAAACGCCACCAATCGGCGCAGGGTAAGATCATCACTGCTGTCCTGAACGCCGTGCCGGACCCGGCCGTCGAAAAGCCGAAACGAAGGTCGGCGAACAAACCAAGGAGCGCAACCTGA